Proteins co-encoded in one Nicotiana sylvestris chromosome 7, ASM39365v2, whole genome shotgun sequence genomic window:
- the LOC104234175 gene encoding regulator of nonsense transcripts UPF3-like, whose amino-acid sequence MKNRRTKVVVRHLPPTLSQSTLLEQVDSRFAGRYNWFTFRPGKTSLKHQSYSRAYIDFRNTEDVIEFAEFFDGHVFVNEKGTQFKTIVEYAPSQRVPKHWSKKDAREATILKDPEYLEFLEFLAKPVENLPSAEIQLERKEAERAGSAKDAPIVTPLMDYIRQKRAAKSGARRSISNGRSTKRVGGTSSRTPSSAASKRGSEKRTSTTMYVLRDSSKAGNGKDKSYILVPKRDDQQLSDKSRTSAPGSGIDLVEGEIGRSVTADSGKKKILLLKGKEKEGPNVSGGSLAQQNVASTLKNSPSSSAPKQNQRQEASGRIIRSILLKDARQNQSASQSEHQIQDKDKRPPRPPSMQLFQKDTSGANEDKAAGNDLHVVHVEKQERRSRNRDRPDRGVWAPLRRADSSQASNEQSSQVRDFVEGNYKHGSRRGLRDADGPSVGDGKPVRRGGTSAYSSLEKQVWVQKSSSGS is encoded by the exons ATGAAGAATCGGCGAACCAAAGTGGTTGTGCGGCACTTGCCGCCGACGCTTTCTCAGTCTACGCTTCTCGAGCAGGTTGATTCTCGCTTCGCTGGTCGGTACAACTGGTTCACTTTTCGCCCCGGCAAGACCAG CCTGAAGcatcaaagctattcaagagccTATATTGACTTTAGAAATACAGAAGATGTTATTGAGTTCGCTGAGTTCTTTGATGGGCACGTGTTTGTGAATGAGAAAG GCACTCAGTTCAAAACAATTGTCGAGTATGCTCCTTCACAGCGTGTTCCAAAGCACTGGTCCAAGAAGGATGCCCGTGAAGCGACCATACTGAAAG ATCCTGAATATCTGGAGTTCCTTGAATTTCTTGCAAAGCCCGTTGAGAATCTTCCAAGTGCTGAGATACAATTGGAGAGAAAAGAGGCTGAACGAGCTG GCTCAGCAAAGGATGCTCCTATAGTTACTCCATTAATGGATTATATACGTCAGAAAAGAGCTGCGAAGAGTGGAGCTCGG AGATCTATATCTAATGGAAGATCAACCAAAAGGGTTGGTGGCACATCCTCAAGAACTCCTAGCTCAGCTGCATCTAAACGAGGCTCTGAAAAGAGGACTTCTACAACCATG TATGTTCTACGAGACAGTTCTAAGGCTGGAAATGGTAAGGACAAATCATACATTCTAGTGCCAAAACGTGATGATCAGCAGCTCTCTGACAAGTCGAGAACCTCTGCTCCTGGATCTGGGATTGATTTAGTGGAAGGGGAAATTG GTCGTTCTGTAACTGCTGATAGTGGGAAGAAGAAAATCCTGCTCTTGAAGGGGAAGGAAAAAGAAGGTCCTAAT GTTTCTGGTGGTTCATTAGCTCAACAGAATGTGGCATCTACTCTCAAGAATTCACCTAGTTCATCTGCTCCAAAACAGAACCAGCGCCAAGAGGCAAGTGGCAGGATCATCAGAAGTATTCTTCTCAAGGATGCTCGGCAGAATCAATCAGCATCTCAGTCAGAGCATCAAATACAGGATAAGGACAAGAGACCTCCTCGGCCACCAAGTATGCAGTTGTTTCAGAAGGATACTAGTGGAGCTAATGAGGATAAGGCCGCTGGAAATGACTTGCATGTTGTCCATGTTGAGAAGCAAGAAAGACGTTCTAGGAATAGAGATAGGCCTGATCGTGGTGTTTGGGCTCCTCTTCGCCGTGCTGATAGTTCACAGGCCAGTAATGAACAATCTTCCCAAGTGCGAGATTTTGTTGAAG GTAACTATAAACATGGTAGTCGTCGTGGTTTGAGGGATGCAGATGGACCTTCTGTTGGGGACGGAAAACCTGTGAGAAGGGGAGGTACTTCTGCCTACAGTTCTCTTGAG AAACAAGTGTGGGTTCAAAAGTCAAGTTCTGGTTCTTAG
- the LOC138873473 gene encoding uncharacterized protein, producing MKKLGETGPMVLKNRKEYSDIDRKAVEKNYCAKKILVCSIGPDEYNRILACDSAKEIWEALQTVHEGITQVKQSKIDMLITEYELFKMKDAESIQDMHTRFTSIINELHLLGDVIPRNKLVRKILSVLPGSWESKVNAIIEAKDLQTLTMDELIENLKTYGMKRKKDNERREPKKEKNLVLKAENNDSSEEDSDMAYLTKRFQKMSNTNKTLTKQQKGTSQKSAADNVVKQALATWGDFSSESEGEPDVENSSMMAVETEATKYDSLFVLMAQSDDDEEDENDEVNLRDVQRNLKSYSSKKLISLANVLIDVYYSLINDKDILTIELGDAEQSRDDLMVCVVDLNETIANLEKENEALNEKNK from the exons atgaagAAGCTTGGAGAAACTGGACCAATGGTGCTGAAAAACAGGAAAGAGTACAGTGATATTGACAGAAAAGCCGTAGAGAAGAACTAttgtgccaagaaaatcttggtatgtagtataggacctgatgagtacaacagaatcttagcttgtgattctgccaaagaaatatgggaagcattGCAAACCGTACACGAAGGAATTACTCAGGTTAAACAAtccaagattgacatgctcaTCACTGAGTATGAGCTCTTCAAAATGAAGGATGCTGAGtctatacaagatatgcacactagattcacatccatcataaatgagcttcatttacttggagatgttattcccagaaacaagcttgtaaggaagattctcagtgttctacctggCTCTTGGGAGAGTAAGGTGAATGCCATCATTGAAgctaaagatttacaaactctaaccatggaCGAGTTGATTGAAAATCTGAAGACATACgggatgaaaagaaagaaagacaatgAAAGGAGAGAGCcaaagaaggagaagaacctggtgCTCAAGGCTGAAAACAATGACTCAAGTGAAGAGGATAGTgatatggcctatcttactaaaaggtttcaaaagatg AGCAATACAAACAAAACTCTAacaaagcagcaaaaaggaaccAGTCAAAAAAGTGCAGCTGACAATGTTGTAAAGCAAGCTCTTGCTACTTGGGGAGACTTCTCAAGTGAATCAGAAGGGGAACCAGATGTAGAAAAtagctccatgatggcagtggaaactgaagcaacgaAATATGACTCACTGTTTGTGCTGATGGCTCAGTCTGACGATGATGAAGAGGATGaaaatgatgaggtaaatttgagggatgttcagagaaatctgaagtcTTATTCTTCTAAGAAATTAATATCATtagcaaatgttctaattgaCGTATATTATAGTCTTATTAATGATAAGGACATCTTGACCATAGAGCTAGGAGAtgctgaacaatctagagatgatctgaTGGTCTGTGTAGTTGAtctaaatgagaccatagctaatcttgaaaaagaaaatgaagctttgaatgaaaaaaataaatag